A part of Oncorhynchus gorbuscha isolate QuinsamMale2020 ecotype Even-year linkage group LG09, OgorEven_v1.0, whole genome shotgun sequence genomic DNA contains:
- the LOC124044144 gene encoding protein ABHD13-like, with product MEKPWRLWGSVERCALALASWSWGACRISLLALILTFHLYGGFFLLALILASVAAILYKFQDVLLYFPDQPSSSRLYVAMPTGIPHENVYIRTKDGVRLNLILLRYTGGDSLDNPGVAPVNESNPASTAPPTILYFHGNAGNIGHRVPNALLMLVNLKANVVLVDYRGYGKSEGEPSEDGLYLDAQATLDYVMTRPDLDKTKVMVFGRSLGGAVAVRLASANPHRVAAIVVENTFLSIPHMAATLFSFLPMRLLPLWFYRNQFLSYRQVALCRMPSLFVSGLSDQLIPPVMMKQLYELSPARTKRLAIFSEGTHNDTWQCQGYFAALEQFVKDLMNSHTREESVQSTASVTII from the coding sequence atGGAGAAGCCGTGGAGGCTGTGGGGCTCGGTGGAGCGCTGTGCCCTGGCCTTGGCCTCCTGGTCCTGGGGTGCCTGTCGCATCTCCCTCCTGGCCCTCATCCTCACCTTCCACCTCTACGGAGGCTTCTTTCTCCTGGCTCTCATCCTGGCCTCAGTGGCCGCCATCCTCTACAAGTTCCAGGACGTGCTGCTCTACTTCCCCGACCAGCCCTCGTCCTCCCGGCTCTATGTGGCCATGCCAACAGGCATCCCCCATGAGAACGTCTACATCCGCACCAAGGACGGCGTGCGCCTCAACCTTATCCTGCTCCGCTACACTGGCGGAGACAGCCTTGATAACCCCGGGGTCGCCCCTGTCAACGAATCTAACCCTGCCTCCACGGCCCCACCCACAATCCTTTATTTCCACGGCAACGCAGGCAACATCGGGCACCGGGTGCCCAACGCTCTGCTGATGCTGGTGAACCTGAAGGCCAACGTGGTGCTGGTGGACTACCGGGGGTATGGGAAGAGCGAGGGCGAGCCCAGTGAGGACGGCCTGTACCTGGATGCCCAGGCCACGCTGGACTATGTGATGACCCGGCCTGACCTGGACAAGACCAAGGTGATGGTGTTTGGCCGCTCTCTAGGTGGTGCAGTGGCGGTTCGCCTGGCCTCGGCCAACCCTCACCGTGTGGCGGCCATCGTGGTGGAGAACACCTTCCTCAGCATCCCCCACATGGCCGCCACACTGTTCTCCTTCCTGCCCATGAGGCTGCTGCCCCTGTGGTTCTACCGGAACCAGTTCCTGTCCTACAGACAGGTGGCGCTGTGCCGGATGCCCTCGCTGTTCGTGTCGGGCCTGTCAGACCAGCTCATCCCGCCCGTCATGATGAAGCAACTTTACGAGCTGTCGCCGGCACGGACTAAACGTCTGGCCATCTTCTCTGAGGGCACGCACAACGACACATGGCAGTGCCAGGGCTACTTCGCCGCACTGGAACAGTTTGTCAAGGACCTGATGAATAGCCACACCCGCGAGGAGAGCGTCCAGTCCACAGCCAGTGTCACAATCATCtag